Sequence from the Amycolatopsis sp. NBC_00345 genome:
GGCGTGCTGCTTCTCGATCGCGCGCTCGGACCCGGCGTGGACCGCCTCGTCGTACCGGCGATAGAGGTCCGCGAGCTTGCCGGCCGTCGTGTGGATGTCCGGTTCTTCCTCGGGCGGGGTCCCGAGCGGCTGCGTCGCACTGCTCATGGATCCGCAGCCTAGCTACTGTCGGGTCGCCACGCGTGTGGCGTAGGCCTCGTCCCGGCCTAAGCTGGCGGCGTGCCGTTCGCCGTTCGCCCGATCGGGCCCGCCGACCTGTCCGCCTGCCTTGACCTGGCCGCCGCCCGCGGCTGGGCGCGCGATGTGCGCAAGTGGTCCGTGGTGCTCGACGTCGGCCGTGGGTTCGGCATCGACGCGCCGGACGGCGGCCTCGCCGCCACGGTTGTCGTCACCAAGACCGGCCCGCTCGCGTCGATCGCGATGATGCTGGTCGCGTCCCGCTTCGCCCGCCAGGGCATCGGCCGCCAGTTGATGACCCTTGTGCTGGCGGAGGCCGGCGACGCGACCGTGGTCCTGCACGCCACTGAGGCCGGGCGTCTCCTGTACGAGCCCATGGGCTTCATCGTCGACGGCGGCTGCCGGGGCCACGTCGGGTCCCTCGCCGACGACGGCGGCCCGGTGTCCAGGCCGATCGCGCCGCCCGACCTGGCCCGCGTGTACGAGCTGGACGCCGCGGTCATGGGCTTCGACCGCCGCGCGCTGCTCGAACGCCTGCTGTTCGAGGCCGAGCACGTCCACGTCACCGAAGCCGGGTACGCGCTGGGCACGGAGTCCGAGGGCCGCATCGTGATCGGCCCGGTCGTCGCGGCCGATGAGGAGCAGGCCCGCGCCCTGATCCGCGGGATCGCCCACGCCGCGGGCGGCGAGGTCCGCGTCGACGTTGACCTCGGGCACCCCGGCCTCGGCGAGTGGTGCAGCGCCCACGGGCTGGCGCCGGAGAACCCGGCACCGCGAATGTCACTGGGCGGCAAGCCCCTGCCCGGTGACGCCGCCCGCCGGTTCGCGGCGTACAACCGCGCACTCGGCTAGAACGGGTCAGGCCGCGACGCCGAACGCCGCGAGCAGCGACTCGGCGCCGTCGATCTCGTCGAGCACGCCCAGCAGGTCTCGGTTACCGCCTCCTGGCCTCCGACGAGGTCCTCGGCCACCCGAAGACCAAGCGCCGCACCGCTTTCGAGGAGTGGCTAGGCCGCCGGGGGGATCGGAGCACCTGGGCAGGTCGCGCTGGAGGTCTTGCCGGTGTCGAAGAACTCGACCGCTTTCGAAGCACACGGCAGGATCGACAGTGAGCCGTGCATGTCGTCCTCGACGGTGAGGAGTGAGCCGCCAATGTGGGCGCGCATGTCGTAGGCCCACGGTAGCGGGGTGACCGACTCGTAGGCGTGACCCACGAGCTGCAGTGGGCTCTTACCCGGCTTGAAATGCCACGTGGTGGCGGGCAGCGGCCAGCCGGCGCAGTGGCCGTCGTAGGAGCCGTGGCTGCCGGCGACCGGGAGTTCGGCGGACAGCGCGAGGTGGTTGCGCCAGCGCGTTTCGAAGTCGCGGGTGCCGCTCGATTCGTTGCAGATCAACGCATTCTGCTGGTCCAGGTTGAACGCCGGGTTCGGATCGTGCCAGTCGAAGCCGGTGCGGGTGGGCCCGGCCGCGCCGGGCACCTTGCCGCCGGAGCGGAGCTTCACCAGTTGCTGGGCCGAGTCCGGCCATTTGCGGCGGGCTCCGAGGAGCAGGCTGTCGACCGTGCTCCGGTCGGGGGCCTGCGCCCGCAGGTCCAGCAGAGCCAAGGTGGCCGCCTCCTTCGTGGCGCCGAAGTGGTAGACGCGGTCGTTGCCTGCCAGCCAGCCGGCGAAGTCATGGAACGAGTTCTCCAGCGCCGTCATCTGGTCGTGGTCGACCGCGGTGAGGTCGAAAGTGGACACCACGACCGAGTCGAGCAGCATCGCGGCGACGTGGTCGTCGAACAGCGTGCGGTATTCGGCGCCCAGCGCGGTGCCCCAGGAAATCCCGTAGTAGCCGATCTTTTCCTCGCCGAGAGCCTGCCGGATCCGGTCCATGTCGCGGGCGACGTTCGCGGTGGTCAGATTCGCCGTGAACTCCGGGTCCCGCGCCACGCAGTCCTGGTAGTGCCGGGCGTCGCGTTCGGACAGGAAACGGGCTTTTTCCTTGTCGGACAAGGAAGGATCCGGCGGAGTGCTGTCCTGCGGGCAGGACAGCCCGGCGCTGTAGCCGACTCCGCGCGGGGCGAAGCCGATGATGTCGTGGTGCACGCCGAGTCCCGCGGTCTTCGAGTCCAGCAGTCTCCGCGGCATGTCCATGCCGTACGCGCCGGGGCCGCCCGGGTTGGCCAGGATGACCCCGTCCCGGCTGCCAGTGGCCTTGATCCGGCTCACCGCCAGCTCGAATGTGCGCCCGTCCGGTTTCGCGTAGTCGACCGGCACCGTGATCATGGCGCATTCGGTGCGCTGGTCCTCCGCGGGCCAGCCGTCCGCGATGGTTCGGCACGGTTGCCAAGACAGGCCGTCCGCAGCCGCTGCCGTTCCCGGCGATAGCGGTACGAGCAGCAGGCCGACAAGGACCGGTCCAGCGAGTTTCTTGATCGACATTCGGCTCATGGTGGCCGCCCGCCGGGTCCGGGCCCATCGGCCGATCGGCCACCCCAGGGCGGCGATCGGCCGATTGCCGCGGCAGCTCACCGAGGAGGACGTCTTGGTCGAGGACAGTGGGGTCAGCATCCGGCTCGGCGACCCGCCATCCCCGGTGCCGCAACCCTTCGCTGGGGCCCGCTGACTGTTCCCTGGCCGCCGGCAGGCCGGCTCATGTCCCCGAAGACGCTCGAACAGAGTCTTCGACAGGTCGGGATTCCCGGTCTCCGCGGCCGGACCGCCGCGCTCTGGCAACTCGTCCTGTAAGCACCAGCACCCGTCGTCGCCAAGACGCTCGGCCACTCAACCGACCATACCGCCCGCCTGGTCACCGAGGCTGGATGAACCTGGGCTCGCTACGCCGCCGGTGATCACACCCGGTTACAAGATCGAAGAACACGCGACAGTTGTATTCCCTATTAGATCTGCGTGTTGATGCAGGTCGGATAGAGATGGTCGAGTGGCGAGTTGGCGTGTGTTTTGGGTTCCGCGGGCAGCAGCAGGTGGCGGGCTACGGCGACGGCTGTTGGCGGTTGGGAGGACCTGTCAGCCCGCGAGGCCGAGGTCGGAATCAAGGCAGGAGATCCGATCTTCTTGTCCCCGGATCGCCAGGTGGATCCTGGACTAGCGCTTGATGGGCAGGCGGCACGGTTTCGTCGGTACACCACGGAGACCCGCCGGAACTACGCGACAGACATCTGCCTGTTGCTGATGTTCTTGGGCAGCCGGGGCCGAGCGTGGACGCACGCGGTGGCGCGGGACTTGGAGGACTACGAGCATTGGCGCCGCTTCGCCGAGTCCAACCCCAGCCGGGTGTCCGGGGCCAAATGGGACCGGGAGCTGGCCGCGTTCGCCAGCCTCTACGGCTGGGCTGACAAAGCAGGTCGCGTCTCGCTGAACCCAGTGGCGATGAAGCAGGTGATGGGCCGCGACGGCGATGTGATCACGGTGCCTGAGGCCAGAGCCAAGGATGCCAGGCGCAGTAACGTGCACTGGTTGACGCCACGGACATGGCGGCGGTGGATCGATGTCGGGCTGCGTGGCCAGTCCCAGGATGGCGTGCCGGAACCGGGCTGGGCCGGGCGGCTGGAAGATCGAAATGTGGCCTTCGTGCGGTTACTGACCTCGTCGGGGCTGCGCCGGGCGGAGGGCGGGTCGATGCTGACGTTCGAGGTGCCGGTTGGGTGGTTGGACGGCGGCCGCTATTACCGAGGCAAGGTCGCCGCAGAAGTGACGCGATCGAAGAACCAAGCGCCTGGCCGTGCCCAAAGACCTCGCCGAGCGGCCGTGGGAAGACCTCGATTTCCTCGGCTGGCGAGACCCTGCCTCACCCGATCGCGCCTACCTGGTCGCCGAATCCGGCGACGGCTTCGTCGGCCTGGCGCTGCGACGGGCGACCCACACGGGGCAGCCCCGGCGCAGCATGTGCTCGCTGTGCCTGACCACGCACTCGGGAACCGGCGTTTCGCTGATGACCGCCCGCAAGGCCGGACCCGAGGGGCGGCAGGGCAACTCGGTCGGCTCCTACATCTGCGACGACCTGGCCTGCTCGCTCTACCTGCGCGGGAAGAAGGACGCCGGACCCGGCGGCCGGTTGCACGAGTCGCTCACGCTGGACGCGCAGGTCGAGCGGACCATGACCAACCTCGCCGGGTTCCTGGCCAAGGTGACCGGCTGACCGGGTGGCTACCTGAGCAGCCGATGCCCACACGGCTGTCGGCGAGCGCGGATGATTTGTTGGTGTTCATCGACAACGAACTGGGGCGGCGGGAGCGGTCCTGAGGTTTCCCGGGCCTCGTTCGCCGACCGGCCCGGGAGTCGGCGCCGAGGCGCCCGCGCACCGAAAGGTGCCTGGCGTCTTCCGCATTTGGCAAGTGAAAAAATCATGGCAGCGAGGGTGTAAAAGTGTACTTGTGAGCCATGTGCGTATTCGTGACACTGACACGCGGAAGTGAAAGTCAGAGTAGATCAGTCGCGTGTACTGCAATTTTCGGGAGGATTGGTCATGTTCTCACCTCGTCTCTCCAGAATCGCCTCCGCTGTCGGTATTGCTGCGGCACTTTTCGTCACCGTGGCCCCTGCGGCGAGCGCCAACAACAGAAGCCATTTGAACTGCCCGGCCGACTTCATTCTGGAGAGTGTCAAGCTGAGGGGTAGTGGAGGCTCAATCTCTACTGAATATGTTTGCCTCGGGCCGGGCGACGTGCGCACTACCCGATCAAAGCTGGGTAATCATACAGCCTATGTCTAGGCGACTCAGGTAAATGATCTGGCCGGAGTGCGGTGTCGCTGGTCGAAAAAGGTCCGACTGACCGCGCTCTCCGGCCAGAGACTTCCGAAAACCGGCCGCGACTGGCGACTTCCACCTCGAGGACGTCTGGGTTCCGCGCCTGCCCGGACGCGCTCGCCGGCCGCCGCGACCGGGCCATGCTGCTCATCGGCTTCCCCATCGCGGCCCGGTGCTCGGACCTGGCGAACCTGCTGGTCACCGACATCACGCAGGCCGGCGACCGCGGGCTCGAGGTCGCCGTGCGGCCCGGCATACGCCCGCCGCTGACGCCGGTGGGCTGCTCTTCACCATGGCCGGGCCCGAGCACGCACGGCTCCGGCGCATCGCCGCCAAGGCGTTGAGCCCCCGCAGGGTCGAACTGCTGCGTCCGTGGGTGGAAGAACTCGCGCAAGAACTGGCCGCGAAGCTGATCGCGCAGGGCCCGCCCGTCGATGTGCTGGAGGGGTACGCGATCCCGTTCGCCCTCTCGGTGCTCAACGAACTCCTCGGTGTCCCACCGACCGCCTGTGATGATCTGCGGAGGTGGGCGGACGGCATCGTCGCGGTGTTCACCGCACTGAGCTACGAGGAAATGGCGGACGCGGCCCAGAAACTTGGTGGCTACCTCGCCGAACTGGTCGAGATCAAGCGGCACGCGCCCGGGGATGACTGCCTGACCTGGCTGCTCCAGGCACGAGACGACAACGGCGACGCGCTGAGCCCGGAAGAAGTCACCCAGCTCGCCTTCGCGATCCTGCTGGGCGGATACGTCCCGCCCGCGAACGCGCTGGCCCAGGCCGTGCTGCGGCTGGCGATCGAACCGGACCTGCCTCGCGATCCCGCCTCGGTGCCCGCGCTGGTCGAGGAAATCCTGCGCCAGGACCAAGGTTCGGCCGCCGATCAGGGACGGGTGGCGCTCGAGGACGCCGACATCGGCGGGGTGCCGATCCGCGAGGGCGAGTTCGTGCTCGCGCCACTGCGCGCGGGCAATCACGACGCCAGGAGGTTCCCCGAACCGGCACTGGTCGATCTCGCCCGTGCGCCAGGACACCTCACGTTCGGCCACGGTCCGCACCACTGCCTCGGCGCGGCGCTGGCCCGGCTGGAGCTCCAGACCGGCTTGCGCGCGCTGCTGGCCGCCGCTCCACGGCTGCGCCTCGCGGTGCCGTTCGAGCAACTCGAGTGGCGGCGGATGTTCCTGACCCTCGAAGGCCCGGTCGCGGTGCCGATCGGTTGGTGGAATCGCCTCAATGGCGCGGCCTGTACTGAGCGGTCACCCGGCCTGAGCCCGAGTGTGGTGCGCCGGTCACGGACTCTCGACACGCAGACCTGACAGGGAAGTTGATTACGCGGTCTCACCAGTGCTGCACCCCTTCTACCGTCGGACGACGGTGCCAACCGTCGTGGCCAGGTGCCAGGTATCACGGCTCGTCACAGTGGGCAAAAGCTACGGGCGCCGGGACGCCTGAAGCCGCTCGGCGTAGTGCTTCGTGACCGCTTCCACCCGGTCGGCGGGCCACGGCTCCGGCTCGACGCCGAAGGTGCGGGCGAACAGCGCGGCCAGCTGCTCGTGCCGGGCGGTCAGCAGCTCGGGCAGCAGCGAGGACAGCTCGGCCGGCACGGTCTGCGTGAACTGCGCGCGGACGCCGTCGAGCGGGTCGAGCAGCAGCTCCCAGCGCACGCGTCCGGCCGGGTTTCCGTTGTGCAGCCAGGTGTATTCGAGCACGTCCGGCTCCACGGACTCGGTCACCTCGCCGTCGCCGGGGCCCGGCAGCAGCGGCCAGACGTCGGCGAGGGGCTTCCAGACCAGGTCGCGGCGGAAGCGGATCAGCTTGCCGCCGTCGAGGGCCGCACCCTCGTCGAGGCCGAATTCCTCGACGTACGAGGCCATCCGCTCGTGCCAGCCGTCCGGCGGGGTGGAGTCGCGGCCGTCGAGGCGGGCGCCGAGGGCGTCGAGGCAGGTGTCCCAGCCGGCGGCGGTTCGGCCGGCGGAGAGCTGGGCGATCGCGGGCTCGCCGCGGTTGAACGTGTGCGTGAACTCCAGCAGGCAGCCGTCGCCGTCAGGGGTGAGCTCGATGCGCAGGACGTCGGAGTTCCAGGAGAACTCGAACACCCGCGGCGGGTCGAAGGTGAGCACCTTGCCCTCACTGGACTCCGTCGCGCCCTCGAAGGTGAACCGGATCGTCGCGCCCGGCTCGAACTCGCCGCTCATCGCCGCGGGGAACCAGTGCTTCAGCTCGGCCGGGTCCGTGACCATGGGCCAGACCCGCTCGGGGCGGTGGCGCAGGCGGCGCTCCAGGCGGAGCACCGGCCGGTCGCCGACGGTCTCGAGTTGTGCGCGTGCGGGCACGACGTCCTCCTCGGGTAGTCAGTGCCCGCATATAACCATCGAGGCATATAAGTGTCAAGCCGACCGGATGGTGGCGACGGCCTCGGTCAGCGCGGGATCGGCGGCCGCCTGGTCGAGGGCCGCGGCGAGGATTTCGCGGTAGGTCGGCTCGGCCTCGGCATGGCGCGCGCGGCCGGCGTCGGTGATCACGGAGTAGACGCCGCGCCGGTCTCCCTCGCAGATGTCGCGGACGGTCAGTCCGCCGTCCTCCAGCCGCGCGACCATGCGGCTGACGGAGCTCTGGTTCAGCCCGACCGCCTCGGCCAGTTCCTGCATGCGCAGCCCGCTCTTGCGGGCGACGGCCAGCTTGCCGAGTGCGCGGTATTCCGAGAGGCCGAGCCCGTGCCTGCGGTGTAACGCCTTCGCCAGCTCCTGTTCGACGCGCGCGTGCAGGGCGAGCATCCGCCCCCAGGTCTCTTCGTCGGTGCTCATGCGTCGACCTCCTTGACGCGAGATTATATGCAGTGACAACATCTGCATGCACATACATATAACTAGCTGGGGAGAGACCCATGACGGATCGAAGCTTCCTGTTCCTGGTGGCGGCGGCGCGGGCCGAGGGCAACACCGAGCTGCTCGCGCGGCGGGCCGCGGAGGAGATCCCGCGCGGGACCGCGCAGACCTGGATCCGGCTGCCGGAGGTGCCACTGCCCGCGTTCGAGGACCGGCGGCACGGCGCCGGTGCCCACCCGGTCCCCGAAGGCAACGAAAAACTGTTGCTGGACGCCACTTTCGCGGCCACGGACCTGGTGATCGCCTCGCCCGTCTACTGGTACTCGGTGGCGGCGAGCGCGAAGCTGTACCTCGACTACTGGTCCGGCTGGATGCGCCGGCCGGAGGTGGAGTTCAAGGCCCGGATGAAGGGCAAGGCGCTGTGGGGCGTCAGCGTGCTGAGCGAGGGGCCGGAGCAGGCCGACCCGTTGGTGGGCACCCTGGAGAAGACCGCGGACTACCTGCGGATGCGGTGGGGCGGGGTGCTGCTGGGCAACGGCAGCCGGCCCGGCGACGTGCTCCGCGACGAAATCGCGATGAAGTCGGCGGGCACGTTTTTCGCCGGCTAGTGCCACCCCCCGCCTCGTGAGTGTTTATGACGGTTCTAACCGTCATAAACACTCACGAGTCCTCAGTGCTGGGGAGCCGGTTCGACGCCGCGCCGTCCGGCGATGTGCCGCATGTTGGTCTCGCCCCAATCGCCGAGCGGCAACAGCGCGGTGTTGAGCGCCTGGCCGCGCTCGGTCAGCGAGTACTCGACGCGCGGCGGGATTTCCGCGTGGGCTTCGCGGTGCACGATCTCGTCGTGCTCGAGTTCGCGCAGCGACTGGATGAGCATCTTCTCGCTGATCCCGCGGACGCTGCGCTTCAGCTCGCCGAAGCGCAGTGGTTTCTCGTGCAACGCCCAGAGGACCAGCGACTTCCAACGGCCGCCGATCACGTCGATGGCCGCGTCCAGGCCGCATCGGTAGCTGCGTGGCTGCATGCTCGATCCTTACCTTTTGGTGGGCACCCCACGGATTAGTAGGTACTTGTCCCCAGTAAAGCGGGGCAGCAGCATCGGTGCCATGGAAAAGATTCCGAAGCCGGTGAGTGTGCTGGGGCTGGGCCGGATGGGCTCGGCGCTCGCCGGGGTTCTGCTGGGGGCCGGACACGAGGTGACGGTGTGGAACCGTTCGCCGGGAAAGGCCGCCGCGCTCGCCGGGCGCGGCGCGAAGGTGGCGGACCGCGTGGCCGACGTCACCGGGCTCGTGCTCGCTTGTCTGTCCACATACGACGATCAACAGGAGGTGCTTGACCGGCTGCGGCCGGGAACGGTGCTGGTGAATCTCACATCCGGCACGCCCGAACAGGCGAGGGCGGCGGCCAAGTGGGCCGCCTCGCGTGACATCGCGTACATCGACGGCGTGATCATGGCTGTGCCGCAGGGTATCGGCGGCCCGTCGGCGAACATCCTCTACGGCGGCACGGAAGAGGTGCTCGCCGAACATCGGGCACTGCTGGAAACCCTTGGCGCCGTTACCTATCTCGGCGAAGACGCGGGTCTGCCCGCCCTCTACGACCTCGCGTTGCTCGGCATCATGTGGTCGACGATGAGCGGCTACCTGCACGCGCTCGCGCTCGTCGGGACCGAGGGCGTCACGGCCGAACGGTTCACGCCGCTGGCGCTCGGCTGGCTCGACGCGGTCAAGGGATTCTTGCCGCGCATGGGCGAGGAGACCGCCACCGGCGCGTACGAAACGGAAGTGTCCGCTTTGGACATCAACGCCAGCGGTCTCGCCCTTCTCGTCGAAGCCAGCCGCGCGCAGGGCATCAGCACCGCCGTGCCGGAGCCGATCCGCGAGTTGTTCGACCGGGCTGTGGCGCAAGGCCATGGCGCGCACGGTATTTCCAGCGTTTTCGAGGTGATCAAGCAGTCATGAGGTTCCTGGGGAAGAAGGCCGTCGTCACGGGCGGCACGCACGGCATGGGGCTCGCCGTCGTGCGCGCGTTGCTGGACGGCGGCGCCGAGGTGCTGCTGACCGGCCGCGACGAGAAGAACCTGGCCAACGCCCGTGCCGAGCTGTCCGGCAAGGTGCACGTGGTCGGGTCGGACGCCGCCGACGTCACCGAGGTGGCGAAGCTCGGCGAAACCGTGCGGCAGACGCTGGGCGAGGTGGACCTGGTGTTCGTCAACGTCGGCTTCGCGTCGCTCCAGCCGCTGCCGGACGTGACGCCGGAGGGCTACGACCGGACGTTCGCCATCAACACCCGCGGTGCCTACTTCACCGCGCAGCACCTGGCGCCGCTCGTCCGGCCCGGCGGCTCGTTCGTCTTCACGACGTCGGTCGCCACCGGCTCGGGCTACTCGGGCATGAGCGTCTACTCCGGCGCGAAGTCCGCCGTACGCGCCTTCGCTCGTGGCTTCGCGGCCGAGCTGGCGCCGCGCGGAGTGCGCGTGAACGTCGTCAGCCCGGGTTTCATCGACACGCCGTCGATGGGCGTCACCGGGCTGCCGGCCGAAGCGGTGCAGGCGTTCAAGGAGCAGGGCGACACTGTGACGCCGTTGAAGCGCCACGGCACGGTCGAAGAGGTCGCCGCCGCGGTGTTGTTCCTCGCCTTCGAGGCGACGTTCACCACCGGCTCCGAGCTGGCCGTCGACGGCGGCCTCGGGGAGCGCCTCACGGTGTGAGGCACTGATGCACGCCCATCCCGGCGCGGCCGGGGGCCAGTTCCGGGCGCAGGACGAAGTCGCGGTCGTAGTCACCGCCGTTCTGCGTCCGGAACGGCAGCGGGGCCGTGGTCGACAGGGTCCGCAAACGCTTGCGCAGCAGCTCGGCGGCCTCGGTGAACCCGTCTTGGGACAGGCGGTCGGCGCCGTAGACCGCCAGCGGCGGCAGCACGGACATCCCGGCGTAGAAGAGGGTGCCGTGCTGAAGCCCGAACAGCAGCTCGTCGAGCGGGCCGTTCACACCACGCGGCCCGAGGCTCGGTTCGCGGCCACCGGCCGTGACGACGACGAGCGCGCGTTTCCCGGCCAGCACGCCTTCGCCGTAGCGCAGTGTCCGGCCGTCTTCGCCGCGTACGTCATAGGCGTAGCCCTTCACGAAGACGCGGTCGAACCAGCCCTTCAGGATCGCGGGCGTGCCGTACCACCAGAGCGGGAACTGGACGACAACCGTGTCGGCCCACGCCAGCTTGTCCTGCTCCGCGCGGACGTCGGCCGGGGTGGTGCCGACCTGCTCGACCACCGGGTTCCAGCCCATGGCGTACAGGTCGGACTCGCGCACGTCGTGGCCGAGCGAGCGCAACGTGGCCAGGCCTTCGTCGCGCAACGCGCCGCCGAGCGACCGGGGTTCGGGGTGGGCGAAGATCCACAACACGTTCATACGGCCAGGTTCTCTCCGGGGCCGGACGCGAACCAGTGGCCTGATGGACGACCTGTGCAAGAATCGAGCCATGTCCGTCTTCCGCCATCCCGACCGGCACCACGTCGCCGTGCTGGTCCGGCCCGGCCTGCTCGTGATGGAGCTGGGCATCATCCACCGGCTCTTCGGCCAGGCGCGCTCGGCCGAGGGCGAGCCGCTGTACGAGGTCGTCACCTGCACTCCCGAGCCCGGTGAGCTGCGCACCGACTCCGACGTGCGGATCCCGGTCCTGGTCGGGCCGGAAGCGGTGGCCGAGGCCGACACGGTGGTCGTCCCGGCGTCCTCGATGGAGTACGAGCCGAACGCCCGCCGGATCACGCCGCCGGTCCAGCAGGCGATGGACCTGATCCGGCCCGGCACGCGGATCGCGTCGATCTGCACCGGCGCGTTCGTGCTCGCCGCCGTGGGCTTGCTCGACGGCCGGAGCGCGACCACGCACTGGAGCTCGGCGTGCGCGTTCCAGCTGGAGTACCCGCGGGTGCGGCTGAACCCGGACGTGCTCTACACCGAGGACGGCGACGTTTTCACCTCGGCCGGTGTCGCCTCCGGCATCGACCTCTGCCTGCACCTGATCCGGCGTGACTTCGGCGCGGCGGTGGCCAACGAGGTCGCGCGCGGCACCGTCGTGTCACCGCACCGCGAAGGCGGGCAGGCGCAGTTCATCCGACGCCCGGTGCCGGAGCCGCGGTCCTCCTCGACCAGCGCCGCGCGGGCGTGGGCGCTGGAGCACCTGCACCGGCCGTTGACGTTGCGGGAGCTGGCGGCGCGGGAGTCGATGAGCACCCGGACGTTCACTCGACGCTTCCGTGACGAGGTCGGGATTTCGGCGGTGCAGTGGCTCACGCAGCAGCGCGTGGAACGGGCGCGGCAGCTGCTGGAGGAGACGGAGCTGCCGATCGACCGCGTCGCGACGGAGTGCGGGTTCGGCACCGCGGCCTCGCTGCGGCAGCACCTGCAGAGCGCGCTCGGGGTGTCGCCCAGCGCGTACCGGAGCACTTTCCGCAGCGCTGTCTGAGGCCGGCGGTCCGTGGTGGCGCCTCGCCGAGAGACGCCGCCACGGACCGACCCCCAGAGAATCGCGGAAGACGGAGGAAGGGCGTCTTCTGCTTGGAAGCCGCTGTCCATCCTGGTCGGGGCGGGCGGGTGTTCGGTACCGGTCTGACAGATCTGACAGCGTCAGGGAACGACGGTGACCAGCACGTACACCGGGCGGCGGGTGGTGAAGAACTCCCGGCCCGCCGCGTCGACCATCTTCCAGCCGATCCAGCAGCGGCCCGGTTTGTCGGCGGCGGTGACGGGCACGCTGATCATCACGTGGTCGCCAGGCGGGGTGTCGCCGATCAGCACCCGGTCCGGCGTGCGGCAGGTGCCGGGCGCCGGCGGCTGGTCCATCCGCTGCAGGTAGCGCTCGTGCCAGGGGATCGAGCCGGCGTTCTCGATCTCCCACACCTTCAGCACGGTCACGCCGGCGCGCACGGTGGTGCCGTCGGGCACCGTCACGTCGCCGACGAACTTCGTGTTGTCGCCCTTGATGCGCGCGCCGACGTCGACCGCCGGGGCCGCCCCGTCGAGCTTGCCGGTCACCACCAGTGCGGCGACTGCGGCGAGCACCGCGATCACGGCACCGACGACGATCAGCGCGGTCCGCCGTTTCGGACGCCGCCCCGGCCCTTCGTGGGATGCGAGCTGGATGTCGTCGGCCGGGGGCTCGGGTGGCTGACCGGATTCGGCGACGTCCGGCTGGCCGAGGCTCGCCGGTTCGATGACGGCGGTGGTCACCCCGCCGGACGGGTGCCCGACAGCGTTCACTGGGGCCAGGACGGCGGGCGGGGTGAGGCCCTTCAGCTCTTCCCACCGCTGTCGCCACGGCGCCTCGTCCGCGTCGCACGCCTTCACGAACTCGCGGGTCGTCTCCCAGGACGGGAAGCGGATGCCCTTGACGGCCTCGTGCAGGGTGGTGTGGGAGATGCAGCCGGAGAGTTCGGCCATCTTGCGGAACGACGGGTTCCCGGCGCTCGCCCGCAGCGCGGCCAGCTCCGTGGCGAGCA
This genomic interval carries:
- a CDS encoding NBR1-Ig-like domain-containing protein; this translates as MGDDGPMSGRPARADLLATELAALRASAGNPSFRKMAELSGCISHTTLHEAVKGIRFPSWETTREFVKACDADEAPWRQRWEELKGLTPPAVLAPVNAVGHPSGGVTTAVIEPASLGQPDVAESGQPPEPPADDIQLASHEGPGRRPKRRTALIVVGAVIAVLAAVAALVVTGKLDGAAPAVDVGARIKGDNTKFVGDVTVPDGTTVRAGVTVLKVWEIENAGSIPWHERYLQRMDQPPAPGTCRTPDRVLIGDTPPGDHVMISVPVTAADKPGRCWIGWKMVDAAGREFFTTRRPVYVLVTVVP
- a CDS encoding SDR family oxidoreductase, producing the protein MRFLGKKAVVTGGTHGMGLAVVRALLDGGAEVLLTGRDEKNLANARAELSGKVHVVGSDAADVTEVAKLGETVRQTLGEVDLVFVNVGFASLQPLPDVTPEGYDRTFAINTRGAYFTAQHLAPLVRPGGSFVFTTSVATGSGYSGMSVYSGAKSAVRAFARGFAAELAPRGVRVNVVSPGFIDTPSMGVTGLPAEAVQAFKEQGDTVTPLKRHGTVEEVAAAVLFLAFEATFTTGSELAVDGGLGERLTV
- a CDS encoding GlxA family transcriptional regulator; this translates as MSVFRHPDRHHVAVLVRPGLLVMELGIIHRLFGQARSAEGEPLYEVVTCTPEPGELRTDSDVRIPVLVGPEAVAEADTVVVPASSMEYEPNARRITPPVQQAMDLIRPGTRIASICTGAFVLAAVGLLDGRSATTHWSSACAFQLEYPRVRLNPDVLYTEDGDVFTSAGVASGIDLCLHLIRRDFGAAVANEVARGTVVSPHREGGQAQFIRRPVPEPRSSSTSAARAWALEHLHRPLTLRELAARESMSTRTFTRRFRDEVGISAVQWLTQQRVERARQLLEETELPIDRVATECGFGTAASLRQHLQSALGVSPSAYRSTFRSAV
- a CDS encoding NAD(P)H-dependent oxidoreductase — translated: MNVLWIFAHPEPRSLGGALRDEGLATLRSLGHDVRESDLYAMGWNPVVEQVGTTPADVRAEQDKLAWADTVVVQFPLWWYGTPAILKGWFDRVFVKGYAYDVRGEDGRTLRYGEGVLAGKRALVVVTAGGREPSLGPRGVNGPLDELLFGLQHGTLFYAGMSVLPPLAVYGADRLSQDGFTEAAELLRKRLRTLSTTAPLPFRTQNGGDYDRDFVLRPELAPGRAGMGVHQCLTP